From one Asterias amurensis chromosome 14, ASM3211899v1 genomic stretch:
- the LOC139947153 gene encoding uncharacterized protein, with protein MECFLYIVCCFLAGFVTCSIAQSGSSLPQFLVEPKDVTVLSGRTARLECEVSSLAENQVVAWMKETTFQTSGRSVLTNDPDKMTRITVEDDSQSGNGLYFNLFIHNVQAEDAGVYHCYVVEFWELNQRRWLRSRAATLAVVEVLTPSVRCVQPTASQMAQAARQGEQASFGCLVHNNQQSTRVELRSWNGTVLIEGTAENTELYNLKHWMDVPELETGKLTCLIGFRDERSPGGHATRSCSMGPFIVDPIVKNRTRFVVSLVSSTDGQLVCPVQEKQGHGAAAPLRPTWVYNSELNPSRFTISSDGIKINISQVTPQDDGLVVSCRFAEYVVDLEMRVVEQPFTSGDSPTDGNNKSRSDGPGQRHHDTAGGNRDRVAPKPVIGQMAWRALRGRVSSGRLRPSFKPVQVIHPTPGKSQGHTLAPTTVNVTLSSHINATTPTHFITTKEIAVTNATATTDTEVKPFVMSPLIIVALCEAGMSLIILIIAFAVLCQCCCRNQTKATVRGDKDLTLAAASFGKQSTIPTLLTYRSTSGDLNTELPPKPLPDKPPDDVIYARPESLTDIKTILGTKADLKVPGSWVFSSVNSESGEAEPKRGKETGHEIYVTMV; from the coding sequence ATGGAGTGCTTTTTATATATCGTCTGCTGCTTTTTGGCGGGCTTCGTCACCTGTTCAATCGCCCAGTCGGGTTCCAGCCTCCCTCAGTTTCTAGTGGAGCCAAAGGACGTAACTGTACTTTCGGGACGCACGGCTAGGCTGGAGTGCGAGGTGTCGTCTCTGGCTGAGAACCAAGTTGTCGCATGGATGAAGGAGACAACGTTCCAGACCAGCGGCCGATCGGTGCTCACGAATGACCCCGATAAGATGACGCGAATCACGGTAGAAGACGACAGCCAGTCGGGCAACGGTCTGTATTTCAATCTCTTCATCCACAATGTACAAGCCGAGGACGCTGGCGTGTACCACTGCTACGTGGTGGAGTTCTGGGAGTTGAACCAGAGGCGTTGGTTGCGATCGCGTGCGGCGACACTCGCCGTCGTGGAGGTCCTGACGCCGTCCGTTCGCTGCGTCCAGCCCACGGCGAGTCAGATGGCCCAGGCAGCTCGCCAGGGCGAACAAGCCTCATTTGGCTGCCTGGTTCACAACAACCAGCAAAGTACCAGAGTAGAATTACGCAGTTGGAATGGAACGGTGCTGATTGAGGGCACGGCGGAAAATACGGAACTCTACAATCTCAAGCATTGGATGGACGTGCCGGAATTAGAAACGGGTAAACTAACATGTCTGATTGGATTTAGGGACGAGAGGAGCCCAGGAGGGCATGCCACACGAAGCTGCTCAATGGGACCATTTATAGTCGACCCCATAGTAAAAAACCGGACGCGTTTTGTGGTGAGTTTGGTATCAAGCACGGACGGGCAGCTTGTCTGCCCGGTTCAGGAGAAGCAGGGACACGGTGCCGCCGCGCCTCTGAGACCCACTTGGGTCTATAACTCCGAACTAAACCCGTCTCGATTCACCATAAGCTCTGACGGGATTAAGATAAACATTTCACAGGTGACACCCCAGGACGATGGCTTAGTTGTTTCCTGTCGCTTTGCCGAGTACGTGGTGGATCTTGAGATGCGGGTGGTGGAGCAGCCATTTACATCGGGGGATTCACCCACAGATGGCAACAACAAGAGCCGGTCTGATGGGCCGGGACAGCGGCATCATGATACGGCAGGTGGGAACCGAGACCGGGTGGCACCGAAACCTGTAATCGGGCAGATGGCCTGGCGCGCGCTGAGAGGGAGGGTTAGCAGCGGAAGACTTCGCCCATCGTTCAAGCCTGTGCAAGTGATCCACCCCACTCCTGGCAAATCACAGGGACATACTTTGGCGCCAACGACAGTAAATGTAACCCTCAGCAGTCACATCAATGCAACAACACCaacacattttataacaaccaaAGAAATTGCCGTCACGAACGCAACGGCGACCACAGACACGGAAGTCAAACCGTTCGTGATGAGCCCACTGATCATCGTTGCTCTGTGCGAGGCGGGGATGAGTCTTATCATCCTCATCATCGCATTCGCCGTCCTGTGCCAGTGCTGCTGTCGGAACCAGACCAAAGCGACGGTGCGCGGCGACAAGGACCTCACGCTGGCGGCGGCCTCCTTCGGCAAGCAGTCGACAATACCGACTCTCCTGACGTACAGGTCCACTTCAGGAGATTTAAATACTGAACTACCGCCGAAACCACTACCGGATAAACCGCCTGATGATGTGATTTATGCACGCCCGGAAAGTTTGACTGATATTAAGACCATTCTGGGCACCAAGGCAGATCTGAAGGTGCCTGGTAGTTGGGTGTTCTCTTCTGTCAACTCCGAGAGTGGAGAGGCAGAACCCAAACGGGGGAAAGAGACGGGACACGAAATTTACGTTACAATGGTTTAG